One genomic region from Jilunia laotingensis encodes:
- the crcB gene encoding fluoride efflux transporter CrcB has product MKEIVYIFFGGGIGSVLRYLAQISVNEKMSSVGFPFSWGTFIVNITGSFFIGLFYTISERWNLSMETRLFLTVGLCGGFTTFSTFSNDGLSLLKGEFYGTFLLYTLLSIIGGLLAVFVGGYTGKLIG; this is encoded by the coding sequence ATGAAAGAGATTGTATATATATTCTTTGGGGGCGGCATAGGAAGTGTACTCCGCTATTTGGCACAGATAAGTGTTAACGAGAAAATGTCAAGTGTCGGATTTCCTTTTTCATGGGGCACATTTATAGTTAACATCACCGGAAGTTTCTTTATCGGACTATTCTACACGATATCCGAGCGATGGAATCTTTCGATGGAGACAAGACTTTTCCTAACAGTCGGATTATGTGGAGGTTTCACAACCTTTTCGACTTTTTCCAACGATGGTTTGAGCCTGCTGAAAGGAGAATTTTATGGAACGTTTCTTCTCTATACTTTATTAAGTATCATTGGAGGATTATTAGCTGTTTTTGTAGGAGGATATACGGGTAAATTGATCGGGTAA
- a CDS encoding pentapeptide repeat-containing protein, giving the protein MKPIKKNKSQSVQVVDPMIDESADSSESLKSLLGKEETISNLSFDRSLEESIRVAYKTIKECVFNNLTLSDSQLKSTQFSDVIFRQCNLANVSFSGSSFYRVQFIDCKLMGSGFSETTLNHLFVSGCNAQYLNLAMSKMNQVQFSNCDLQFSSLNDCRLQNFALEHCTLVGADFSHTRLKGVDLRSSQISGLQLNLSDLQGAIVSSIQAMELLPLLGVIIEDLNDK; this is encoded by the coding sequence ATGAAACCAATTAAAAAGAACAAAAGTCAAAGCGTCCAAGTTGTCGATCCTATGATTGACGAATCGGCCGACAGTTCGGAAAGTTTAAAAAGTCTGCTTGGCAAAGAGGAAACCATTTCAAATCTTTCTTTTGACAGAAGTTTGGAGGAATCCATTCGGGTAGCCTACAAAACCATCAAAGAATGTGTCTTCAATAATCTGACTTTAAGTGACAGCCAATTAAAATCAACCCAGTTCTCTGATGTGATTTTCCGTCAATGCAATCTGGCGAACGTTTCATTTTCGGGAAGTTCTTTCTACCGTGTTCAATTTATCGATTGCAAACTGATGGGAAGTGGTTTTTCAGAAACGACCTTGAATCATCTGTTCGTATCAGGATGCAACGCACAATATCTCAATCTGGCAATGAGCAAAATGAACCAGGTACAATTTAGCAACTGCGATCTACAATTCAGCAGCCTTAACGACTGCCGTCTGCAGAACTTTGCATTAGAGCATTGTACCCTTGTCGGAGCAGACTTTTCTCATACGCGGCTAAAGGGAGTAGACCTTCGTTCTTCCCAAATAAGCGGCCTTCAGCTGAACCTCTCCGATCTGCAAGGTGCCATCGTCAGTTCAATACAAGCCATGGAGCTATTGCCATTACTAGGTGTCATCATCGAAGATTTAAATGATAAATAG
- a CDS encoding RluA family pseudouridine synthase produces MLHHFVQPISGISLPQKFTFPFHYTPHPLCVIASKEVQTYLSAQKHWNEELQKGKMFGVLIVRTPNGELGYLAAFSGNLAGKNQHPYFVPPIYDLLQPNGFFKVEEENITSINIEIKNKQESSSYRNLKQHLEDTKRSSQEAITVAKEYLRKTKEERDIRRQHNPSEMEQAEMIRESQFQKAELKRMEREWKNRITNLQNELNSIESQITELKKERKVRSAILQKKLFQQFRLLNAQGDIKDLCTIFDEAIHKIPPAGAGECAAPKLLQYAYLHQLEPIAMAEFWWGESPKTEIRKHGYYYPACKGKCEPILKHMLKGLEIEGNPLQTDIHRDSELEIVYEDDWLLVVNKPAGMLSVPGKENVTSVYEWAKKKYPEITGPIIVHRLDMATSGLLLLAKTKETHQNLQAQFKNRVVKKRYVALLDGVISQKRGIINLPLCPNLLDRPRQMVNETYGKPAITEYEVLRYSEKRTRIQFYPLTGRTHQLRVHAAHPSGLDCPITGDELYGKSAERLYLHAEYLEFTHPVTISKIHIEKKADF; encoded by the coding sequence ATGTTACATCATTTCGTCCAACCGATCTCCGGAATCAGTCTACCTCAAAAGTTCACTTTTCCTTTTCACTACACGCCTCATCCATTATGCGTAATAGCTTCGAAGGAAGTGCAAACTTATTTATCGGCACAGAAACATTGGAACGAAGAATTACAAAAAGGAAAAATGTTCGGAGTCTTGATCGTACGAACTCCGAATGGCGAACTGGGGTACCTTGCGGCCTTCTCCGGCAATCTGGCAGGTAAAAACCAACACCCCTATTTTGTGCCTCCAATATACGATTTGTTACAACCAAATGGATTTTTTAAAGTTGAAGAAGAGAATATCACATCAATCAATATAGAAATTAAGAATAAGCAAGAAAGTTCTTCTTATCGAAATCTCAAACAACACTTGGAAGACACCAAACGTTCAAGTCAAGAAGCAATCACAGTAGCCAAAGAATATCTAAGAAAAACAAAGGAAGAACGTGATATACGTCGGCAACATAATCCCAGTGAAATGGAACAAGCGGAAATGATCCGTGAAAGTCAATTTCAAAAAGCCGAACTTAAAAGAATGGAACGTGAGTGGAAAAACCGAATAACCAATCTACAGAATGAATTAAATAGTATTGAATCACAAATAACGGAACTTAAAAAAGAACGCAAGGTTCGTTCAGCCATTCTACAGAAAAAATTATTCCAACAGTTTCGCTTATTAAATGCACAAGGAGATATCAAAGACCTATGTACCATTTTTGACGAAGCAATACACAAAATTCCACCTGCAGGAGCTGGTGAATGTGCTGCACCTAAATTATTACAATATGCATATCTGCATCAACTCGAGCCGATAGCAATGGCGGAATTTTGGTGGGGAGAGTCACCTAAAACAGAAATCAGAAAACATGGGTATTACTATCCGGCTTGCAAAGGGAAGTGTGAACCCATACTGAAGCATATGTTGAAAGGACTGGAAATAGAAGGCAACCCGTTGCAAACTGACATCCATCGAGATAGCGAATTGGAAATCGTATATGAAGATGATTGGCTTCTTGTCGTCAATAAACCGGCCGGCATGCTTTCCGTACCCGGGAAAGAAAATGTAACTTCAGTCTATGAGTGGGCAAAGAAAAAATATCCTGAAATAACCGGACCAATAATCGTCCATCGCTTGGACATGGCGACTTCTGGTCTTTTGCTCCTTGCCAAAACCAAAGAGACACATCAAAATTTGCAAGCACAATTCAAGAACCGTGTTGTGAAGAAACGCTACGTAGCATTACTCGACGGTGTCATATCCCAAAAGCGAGGCATCATAAACTTACCACTTTGCCCCAATTTGCTTGATCGTCCCCGGCAAATGGTAAATGAGACATATGGTAAACCTGCCATAACGGAATATGAAGTACTGAGATATTCTGAAAAACGTACCCGCATCCAATTTTATCCTTTAACAGGGCGCACGCATCAATTACGTGTACATGCCGCTCATCCATCCGGATTAGACTGTCCGATCACAGGTGATGAACTTTATGGGAAATCAGCAGAACGGTTATATTTACACGCCGAATATTTGGAGTTCACACACCCGGTTACCATCTCAAAAATCCATATAGAAAAAAAGGCAGACTTTTAG